One segment of Thermodesulfobacteriota bacterium DNA contains the following:
- a CDS encoding type II toxin-antitoxin system RelE/ParE family toxin, translating to MRFIETSIFTREVCNFFEDEEYRALQFALLLRPEQGIIIPGTNGLRKLRWGLKGKGKQGGCRVIYYWDKKDEAFYMLFVYSKSKQDDLTPVQIRVLSKLVQEEFK from the coding sequence ATGCGCTTTATTGAGACATCAATCTTCACAAGAGAGGTTTGTAACTTCTTTGAGGATGAAGAGTACCGTGCTCTGCAGTTTGCTTTGCTCCTTCGCCCTGAACAAGGGATTATAATTCCTGGCACTAATGGACTTCGTAAACTCCGATGGGGATTAAAAGGAAAAGGTAAACAAGGTGGTTGTCGGGTCATTTATTACTGGGATAAAAAGGATGAAGCTTTTTATATGCTGTTTGTGTACTCTAAGAGCAAGCAAGATGACCTCACACCAGTGCAAATAAGGGTGCTGAGCAAGTTGGTTCAGGAGGAGTTCAAATGA
- the nadS gene encoding NadS family protein: MKKQDFDNLTESIKQAGKIKRGEMKAGRIFQFDPTDIKGIRLRLQKSQSEFAMMIGVSVSTLQNWEQGRRSPEGPARALLKIAAENPEAVIEALSI, from the coding sequence ATGAAAAAACAAGATTTCGATAACCTTACAGAGAGTATTAAACAGGCTGGAAAAATCAAGCGTGGAGAAATGAAGGCTGGCAGAATTTTCCAATTTGACCCCACTGACATTAAAGGCATTCGCCTTCGATTACAAAAGTCACAGTCAGAATTCGCCATGATGATTGGTGTAAGTGTGTCAACTCTTCAGAATTGGGAACAAGGTCGGCGTAGCCCTGAAGGCCCTGCTCGTGCCTTACTCAAGATAGCAGCCGAAAACCCCGAGGCTGTTATTGAAGCACTAAGCATCTGA